The DNA sequence GCTTCTTTACTAGGTACAGGCTTTATACTTTCCCCACCTGTAGCAAAATAATGTTCAATTTGTTTTATTGAGTAATTCTGTTCTCTATGTAATTGTTTAACCATCTTCATTTGCTCAAGAGCTTTCTCATTAAAAACATTATAGCCTGATTCATTTTTCTCTAAAGGAATATATGTCCTTAGTTCTTTCATCCAATTTCTTATAACATTTGGCGATTCATCTAAACACAATGCAACTTCTTTAACAGTCATGGCTATATAACCTGGTTTTTCTTCACCTAGGTTTTCACTTTTATCCATCTTTTTACCCACCTT is a window from the Bacillus mycoides genome containing:
- a CDS encoding DUF3967 domain-containing protein, encoding MDKSENLGEEKPGYIAMTVKEVALCLDESPNVIRNWMKELRTYIPLEKNESGYNVFNEKALEQMKMVKQLHREQNYSIKQIEHYFATGGESIKPVPSKEAGEILAEELKSLKNEVSKLREYSEKQEEFNKLLIEQLQKKQDYIDNKLEKRDQKLLETIREVQETKLLTGATKPKGFFAKLFGK